A region of Cucumis melo cultivar AY chromosome 2, USDA_Cmelo_AY_1.0, whole genome shotgun sequence DNA encodes the following proteins:
- the LOC103502279 gene encoding uncharacterized protein LOC103502279 isoform X3 yields the protein MTGFGHGLRVIGRQVHLLKQREGPSEVLRGKIAELEKFRKRKKSMKKDQFIVDVPESNSFLDTPSMPMILTAVGIALFAKLLMMFDRGLIFLDSWSLIVCIQILKIRVAASMGGYSLSHFEALELSTLDPSFNSLTKCFHGKSFFLL from the exons ATGACAGGATTTGGGCATGGACTGCGTGTAATTGGGAGACAGGTGCATCTCCTTAAGCAACGTGAAGGTCCATCAGAGGTTCTAAGGGGAAAGATCGCAGAGCTGGAGAAATTtaggaagaggaagaaaagtATGAAGAAGGACCAGTTCATTGTGGACGTTCCTGAATCAAATTCCTTCCTCGACACTCCTTCTATGCCCATGATTCTCACTGCTGTTGGAATTGCTCTCTTTGCTAAACTCCTTATGATG TTTGACCGAGGTCTGATTTTCTTGGACTCTTGGAGTTTGATAGTTTgcattcaaattttgaaaatccgAGTTGCTGCTTCCATGGGAGGATATTCTCTTTCTCATTTTGAGGCATTGGAACTCTCAACTCTGGATCCCTCTTTCAATTCTCTCACTAAATGTTTCCACGGGAAatctttcttccttctttga